The Triticum urartu cultivar G1812 unplaced genomic scaffold, Tu2.1 TuUngrouped_contig_2661, whole genome shotgun sequence genome contains a region encoding:
- the LOC125527037 gene encoding uncharacterized protein LOC125527037, whose protein sequence is MLVLSREAHDWLDELDPKTWVRAYQNDFAKCDVLLNNNCEVFNRYILEAREMPIISMCQRIKGQNMGMNYGKQQEALKWHGTICPKIRKKLDKNIEFARTCHASPAGKGLFVVNDRGMDFSVNTRMEKCSCKRWDLSGIPCSHGVSALRYDKIPPESRVNSCYSIETYCKAYEPIIMPCNDVTECAKMNGRKIIPPPFQRKKGRRAKNRRQQPEEKHSKKGVKINKAGTVIHCGYCGAVGHNINGCLDWKLGLKPKKKTKRHRVRAEPDVSSSDEETVCQTQEINLQTAGVLSHEQPLYVAQIVQSLSQERESRQREEVVQGPLPENAFIQQQALSQPPVQPSTATKTDDVHRKREVIAIARLRAAAERREIADQAKFDAAIAKLKEEEEKIRMSNEKKKEELLAKKQAAEEKKKAAI, encoded by the exons ATGTTGGTTCTCAGCAGAGAGGCCCATGATTGGCTAGATGAGTTGGATCCTAAAACATGGGTCCGGGCTTATCAAAATGATTTCGCAAAGTGTGATGTGCTGCTCAATAACAATTGTGAAGTCTTCAACAGATACATCCTGGAAGCTAGGGAAATGCCAATCATAAGCATGTGCCAGAGGATCAAGGGCCAGAATATGGGAATGAATTATGGAAAACAACAAGAGGCCTTGAAGTGGCATGGTACTATTTGTCCAAAGATAAGAAAAAAATTGGATAAGAACATTGAATTTGCAAGAACTTGTCATGCTTCACCAGCTGGAAAAGGATTGTTTGTAGTAAATGATAGAGGTATGGACTTCAGTGTGAACACAAGAATGGAGAAGTGTAGCTGCAAAAGATGGGACTTGTCAGGTATCCCATGTTCCCATGGAGTCTCTGCTCTTAGATATGACAAAATACCACCAGAATCAAGGGTGAACTCTTGTTACTCTATTGAAACTTATTGCAAGGCATATGAGCCAATTATTATGCCCTGTAATGATGTGACTGAGTGTGCTAAGATGAATGGCAGAAAAATAATACCACCACCATTTCAGAGAAAGAAAGGAAGAAGGGCAAAGAATAGGAGACAGCAACCAGAAGAGAAGCATAGCAAAAAAGGTGTGAAAATCAATAAGGCAGGTACAGTCATTCACTGTGGATATTGTGGAGCTGTTGGACATAACATAAATGGTTGCTTAGACTGGAAATTAGGCCTTAAACCTAAGAAAAAAACAAAGAGGCATAGGGTTAGAGCAGAGCCAGATGTCTCATCTTCAGACGAAGAAACAGTATGTCAAACTCAG GAGATTAACCTTCAAACAGCTGGTGTTCTCAGCCATGAACAACCTTTGTATGTGGCACAGATAGTACAAAGTTTATCACAAGAA CGAGAATCTAGGCAAAGAGAGGAAGTTGTGCAAGGCCCACTGCCTGAGAATGCTTTCATACAGCAGCAGGCCCTATCACAGCCTCCAGTTCAACCTAGTACAGCAACAAAAACAGATGATGTGCATAGGAAAAGAGAGGTTATTGCCATTGCCAGACTTAGAGCTGCAGCTGAGAGAAGGGAGATAGCAGATCAGGCAAAGTTTGATGCAGCAATTGCAAAActaaaagaagaagaggagaaaatTAGGATGTCTAatgagaagaagaaagaagagcTTCTAGCAAAGAAACAGGCtgcggaggagaagaaaaaagctGCAATTTAA